Part of the Oerskovia paurometabola genome is shown below.
GGGCGCTGTTCCTCGACGGCCTCGACCGCACGCCGCACCCCGAGACGTCGCTCGCGACGCCCGACCAGCGTCTCGAACCGGTCCACCTGCACGGCGTGAGGGACACGAGCCTGCACCTGTGCCTGCCGCGCGCGCGGGCCGAGGAGGTCTGCGCGGCCGGCTGGGGCGAGCCGCACCAGTACGCGGACCACGCGACCGAGATCATGGTCTACGGACCACGCGACGCCGACGAGCTCGCGGTCGTCCTGGGCCTGGTGCGCGAGAGCCTGGACGTCGCACGGGCCCTCGCGTCGAGGTAGAGGGGAACCCCACCGCCTCGCGGCACGGTCAGGCGCCGGAGAGCACCGTGACGGACACGAGGGCCACGTCGTCCTCGCGGTGGTGCGGCACGAGCCTGGCGAGCAGGGCGTCGAGGAGGTCGTCGGGGGAGGACCGGACGACGTCGTCGACCACGCCCGGCAGCCGCTCGAGCCCCTCCCGGAGCGGGACGTCGCGCCTCTCGACCAGACCGTCGGTGAAGAGGAGCAGGGTGTCTCCCGGGTGGACGGTGACCGTGTGGTCGGTGCGTCCCGTCCCTGAGCCGACCCCGAGGAGGCGGTCGTTCCTCCGCCGGAGCAGGTCGGTCGAGCCGCCGGCGGTGATCAGTGCGGGAGGCGGATGCCCGGCGGAGGCCCACGTGAGCGTGCGGACGCCGCTGGGCTCTGGGAGCGAGATCCGTGCGGCGGCGACCGTCGCGACGGCCGAGACACCCAGTCCCGCGACCGTGCGCTCGGTCCGGTCGAGGATCTCGGCGGGGGACTCGCCCGTGTCGTAGGCGATGCCGCGCATGACCCCGCGGAGCTGCCCCATGGTCGCGGCCGCCGAGATGTCGTGTCCCACGACGTCCCCGACCACGACGAACGCGCACCCGCACGACTGCTCGAACGCGTCGTACCAGTCGCCGCCGACGTGCATCTCGCGGGACGCGGGCCGGTACCGGACGTCGACGCGCAGGCCGTCGGGCTGCGCGGGCGCGGTGAGGATCGAGTCCTGGAGCTCGAGCGCGGCGCGGCGTTCGCGGTCGAAGCTCTCCTGGAAGCGCCCGACCGAGGACCCCAGGTGCATCGCGTGGTCGACCACGGCGGTGTCGAGCCCGACCTGCCGGTCCGTCGCCGCCCGCCGGGAGGTCTGCACGATGTCGGTGACGTCCTCCGCGCGGTGCACGAGGGCGGCCACGCGTCCGCTGACGTCGAAGACCGGGATGTTGGTCATGAGCCAGTGACGCTCGACCCACTCGCCGGGCCGTGCCCCCGTGACGTCGATCCGGAGCGGTTCGAGCAGCTCGATCCGTCCGGTGCGCAGGACACGCCGCAACGACGCGACGACGCGGTCGACGCGGTCCTGGTCGGCGGGGGAGAACTCGAAGCCGTCGTTGAGCGGGCGTCCGACGAGGGCCGACGCGGGCAGCCCCAGCATGTCGAGGTAGGCGTCGTTGACGTCGAGCACGGTCAGGTCCGGTGCCAGCAGGATCTTCGGGGCCGAGAGCGCCGCGAAGACCGCCCGGTAGTCGGGCGAGGTGCCTGGTGGGCCGCCCGGGTGCCCGTCCGGCGACGCGCTCGCCACCCGTCGTGCGTCGTCCGCCATCGGAAGCCTCTTCCCCTGCGTGTCTCCTCAGCATGGCCGAGTCGTCGAGGTTCCGCAGGAGGGCGCCGCGGCGTCAGCTCACGTTGTCGGTGTACTCCACGTCCTTGGTCTCCTTGCTCACGAGCAGCGCCACGAGCGTCAGGACCGACATGGCCGACAGGTAGACCCCGACCAGCACGGGCGAGCCGTCCGCCTGCTCCCACAGCGCGACCGCGATGAACGGCGCGACGGCCGCCCCCAGGATCGACGACAGGTTGTAGGCGATCGCCGAGCCGGTGTACCGGACGTTGGCGGGGAAGAGCTCGGGCAGGATCGCGGCCATGGGGCCGAACGTCAGGCCCATGAGCGTGAAGCCCACGACCAGGAGCGTCATGACGCCCACGGTCCCGCCCGTGAACAGCGGCACGAACAGGGCGCCGAACGCGATGATCGCGACGGTCGTCCAGATCAGGTGCTTGCGGCGCCCGAACCTCTCGGCCATCGGCCCGGAGACGAGCGTGAAGATCCCGAAGAACACGACCCCGACGATGAGCATCACGAGGAAGTCGGTGCGCTCGTAGCCGAGCCCCGGTGCGCCGCCGCTCCCCGCGGGGACCTCGGCGGGCGCGGTGCCGAACGTCAGCGTGAACGTCGTCATGAGGTAGAACAGCACGTAGGTCGCGAGCATGATGAACGTGCCGAGCACGATCTGGCGCCACGAGGAGCGGAACACCTGCGCCACGGGCAGCTTGGCGACCGCGCCGGTCTCGACGACCTTCTGGAACGAGGGGCTCTCGACCAGGCGCAGCCGGACCCACAGGCCCACGATCACGAGGAGCGCGCTGGCCAGGAACGGCACGCGCCAGCCCCATGCGGAGAACTGCTCGTCGGTCAGCGTCTCGGCCAGGACCAGGAACGTGGTGTTGGCGAGGATGAACCCGATCGGGGCGCCGAGCTGGGGGAACGTGCCCCAGATCGCGCGCTTGCCCGCGGGGGCGTTCTCGGTCGCGAGCAGCGCCGCGCCGCTCCACTCGCCGCCCAGCCCCAGTCCCTGGCAGAAGCGCATCAGGACGAGCAGCGCGGGCGCGAGCACGGACCAGCCGGGGGTCGACGACGGCGGCAGCAGGCCGATGAGGAACGTCGCGACGCCCATGGTCAGGAGCGAGGCGACGAGCGTGCCCTTGCGGCCGATCCGGTCGCCGTAGTGGCCGAACACGATCGACCCGAGGGGGCGCGCGACGAACGCGACGCCGAACACCGCGAACGACGCGAGGAGCTGGGACGTGCTGCCGTCCAGGGCCGAGAAGAACACGGCCGGGAAGACGAGGACCGCGGCGGTCGCGTACGCGTAGAAGTCGTAGAACTCGATCGACGTGCCGATGAGGCTCGCGAAGATCACGCGCCCCTTGCTGTTGGCGGGGGCGTCCGGGGTGCCGGGCGCCCCGGCAGAGCCGGCCTGACCGGCGGCGCCGGAGGGGTCGGCGGTCGGGTGTGCTGCCGTCGTGGTCACGGGAGTGCTCCTGCGGGGTTCGGGGAAGCGTCGAGGAGGTCCCTGGGCATCGAGGGGGACCGTACTACCCGGTAACTTCGCGCCCCACGGTAAGGACCGGGGCCACAGGGCGAGCAGGCCGTCTCGCGATGTGGTCACCCGTCCCGAGGGCGGCCCGGGGTCGCCCAGGACCACCACGACCCGCAAGGCATGATGGGAGGACGACCCCCACACGAAGGAGAACCATGCCTCTGCCCCTCCAGCCCACCCTGGACTTCGTCACCGGGCTGCCCAAGGCCGAGCTCCACCTGCACCTCGAGGGCACCCTCGAGCCGGACCTCAAGCTCCGCCTCGCCGAGCGCAACGGCATCGACATCGGCCAGACCACGGTCGAGGAGGTGCAGGCGACGTACAAGTTCACCGACCTCACCAGCTTCCTCGCGGTCTACTACCCGGCCATGGACGTGCTGCAGACCGAGGACGACTTCTTCGAGCTCGCCCACGCGTACCTCCTGCGCGCGGCCGCGAACGGCGTCAAGCACGCCGAGATGTTCTTCGACCCCCAGGCGCACACCGCGCGCGGCGTCCCGTTCGAGGCCGTCGTCAAGGGTTACCACCGGGCCGCAGCCGCCGCGGCCGACTTCGGCGTCGACGCCGACCTCATCCTGTGCTTCCTGCGCGACCTCTCGGCCGAGAGCGCAGCCGAGACGCTCGAGGCCTCGGTGCCGTTCAAGGACCTGATCCTGGGCGTGGGTCTCGACTCCGACGAGCGTGGCAACCCGCCCGAGAAGTTCACCGCGGTCTTCGCCCGGGCCCGCGAGCTCGGCTACCGCCTGACGATGCACTGCGACATCGACCAGGTCGGCAGCATCGACAACATCCGCACCGTGCTGGAGACCATCGAGGTCGACCGCATCGACCACGGCACCAACATCGTCGAGGACCCCGCCCTGGTGGCCGAGGTCAAGGCCCGCGGCATCGGCCTGACGAGCTGCCCCGTGTCGAACAGCTTCGTGACCGACGACATGAAGGCCGTCGAGGTCGCCCAGCTGCTGCGCGACGGCGTCAAGATCACCATCAACTCCGACGACCCGGCCTACTTCGGCGGCTACGTGGCCGACAACTACGCGGCCGTCGCGGCCAAGGCCGGCCTCACGTCCGAGGAGGTCGTGACGCTCGCGAAGAACTCGTTCGAGGCCTCGTGGATCGACCCGGAGCGCCGCGCGGCGTACCTCGACGAGATCGACCGCTACGTCGAGCACTACGAGCCCGCCCAGGCGTAGCCGACGACATGTGCCCGACGGCGGAGCGCGCCTCGCGCGGGAGGCGCGCCTCCGCTGCCGGGCATGTCAGGCCTGCCGGGCATGTCCGGCAGTGCGACCGCCGTGCGACCCGCCCAGGGCGACCACGTTCCCGCTGGTCAGCGACCGCTCGTGGCGGGCGGCGTCGTCGGGCACGCGCTCGTGGGTGAATAATCTCCTGATGCCCTGCGTTGGGGAACGGGGGAGTGCGGCACCGCGAGCGGCGCCGCACGACGGCACGGGCGCGCAGCCCGCGCCGGACGCACGACCATCCGGACGATCCTCGAGAGAGCTAGGCGACCACGACCACATGAACGATCTGCTCTACGTCAACGGCGGCACTCCGCTCAACGGGACCATCACCGTGCGGGGGGCGAAGAACTTCGTCTCCAAGGCGATGGTGGCCTCCCTGCTCGGCGAGGGGCCGAGCGTGCTGCGCAACGTGCCGCAGATCCGCGACGTCGGCGTCGTGACGGGACTGCTCGAGCTGCACGGCGTCAAGGTCGTCGCGGACGAGGCCGGGGGCGTCCTGCACCTCGACCCGACCGACGTCGAGTCGGCGCACGTCGCGGACATCGACGCGCACGCCGGGTCGAGCCGCATCCCGATCCTCTTCTGCGGCCCGCTCCTGCACCGCCTGGGCGAGGCGTTCATCCCGGACCTCGGGGGCTGCCGCATCGGCGACCGCCCCATCAACTACCACCTGGACATCCTGCGCCAGTTCGGCGCCGTGGTGGACAAGCGTGAGCAGGGCATCCACATCCGCGCCCCGCGCCGCCTCCAGGGCACCAAGATCTCCCTGCCCTACCCGAGCGTGGGCGCGACCGAGCAGCTCCTGCTCACGGCCGTGCGCGCCGAGGGCATCACCGAGCTGTCGGGCGCCGCGATCGAGCCCGAGATCATGGACCTCATCGCCGTCCTGCAGAAGATGGGCGCGATCATCTCGGTCGACACCGACCGCGTGATCCGCATTGAGGGCGTCGACAAGCTCATGGGCTACCAGCACACCGCCCTGGGCGACCGCATCGAGGCGGCGTCCTGGGGGTCCGCGGCCCTCGCGACCGGTGGCGACATCACCGTCAAGGGCGCGACGCAGCCCGAGATGATGACGTTCCTCAACACGTTCCGGAAGGTCGGCGGCGAGTTCGAGGTCCAGGAGGACGGCATCCGGTTCTACCACCCGGGCGGCGACCTCAACGCGATCGTGCTCGAGACCGCGGTGCACCCGGGGTTCATGACGGACTGGCAGCAGCCCCTCGTCGTCGCGCTCACGCAGGCCAAGGGCCTGTCGATCGTCCACGAGACGGTCTACGAGAACAGGTTCGGCTTCACCGACGCGCTGCGCGGCATGGGCGCGACCATCCAGGTCTACAAGGAGTGCCTGGGCGGCCTGCCGTGCAGGTTCGGGCAGCGCAACTTCCACCACTCGGCCGTCATCTCCGGCCCGACGCCGCTTTCCGCGGCCGACATCGAGGTCCCGGACCTGCGCGGCGGGTTCAGCCACCTCATCGCGGCCCTCGCTGCCAAGGGCACCTCGACCGTGCGCGGGATCGGCCTGATCGACCGCGGCTACGAGTACTTCCAGGCCAAGCTCGAGGCGCTGGGCGCGGACGTCAGCCGGGGCTGACCCGGCTCCTCCACCGGCTCACGGGGCTGATCGGAGGCTCCCGGCACCGACTGGGCGCGGCGCGTGCGACGGCACGCACCGCGCCCGTCGTCGTCCTCACAGGCTTCCCACATGCTCACGTCATCTTCCGTGCAGGTCCGTGGACCACAGTGGGGGCACGGGCGAACGGCTCGCCCGGACTGGAGGAGCGACATGTCGAGCGAGCGGCCGTCCGAGACGTCCCCCGAGAACTCTCCTGCGTCGGACGACGACGCGCTGCACCGGCCGCGCCCAGAGCCGCGCGCCCCTCGGCGGCGGGCCCTGACGTGGGGAGCGGGAGCCCTCACCTTCAGCGTCCTGACCCTGGGCGGGTTGGCACTGAGCGCGCCGTCGGGGACGGGCGGGAGCGCCCCCTCGACGGACTCCGGACCGGGAGCGACCGGAGCAGCGGCCACGGTCGTCGGCGACAGCGGTGAGGTCACCGTCGCGGACGGCATGACAAACGTCATCGAGCAACGCTGACGAACCCGACGGAACGGGTGACGGGGCGCACTGCCCGACCCCTCCCGCCGGCACCAGGCTGGAGGCATGGACAACGACACCTTCGGCAGCGGCCCGGGCCGCCCGCTCTCCCCGGACGACCTCGTCATCGACGTGCACGGCCTGCGCCGCCGGTACGCCAGCGGCTCGCGCGGCGCGCAGGGCTTCGAAGCGGTCGCGGGAGTCGATCTCCAGGTCCGGCGCGGCGAGCTCTTCGCGCTGCTCGGGACGAACGGTGCCGGCAAGACCTCGTTCCTCGAGGTCGTCGAGGGGCTCACGCGCCCCACGGGCGGCACGGTCCGGGTCTTCGGCAAGGACCCCTACCGCCAGCGCGCCCAGGTCCGACCCCGCATCGGGATCATGCTGCAGGAGGCGGGCTTCCCGTCCGACCTGACGGCGATCGAGACCGCGCGCATGTGGGCCGGGACTCTCACCGCACCGCGCCCCGTCGAGGAGGCCCTCGACCTGGTCGCGCTGCGCGGCCGCGCCGACGTCACCGTGAGCTCGCTCTCGGGCGGTGAGCGACGTCGTCTGGACCTCGCCCTGGCGCTGCTCGGGCGCCCCGAGGTCCTGTTCCTCGACGAGCCCACCACGGGGCTGGACCCCGAGAGCCGCCGCTCGGCCTGGGACCTCGTGCGCGGGCTGCTCGACGACGGCACGACCGTCGTCCTCACGACCCACTACCTCGAGGAGGCCGAGCGCCTCGCGGACCGCCTCGCGATCATGCACGGCGGCCGGATCGTGCAGGAGGGCACCGTCGCGGACATCGTCGAGGCCGAGCCCTCGTTCGTCCACCTCGACGAGGAGAGCGTGCGCCCCCACCTGACGGACCTGCCGCTGCTGCCCGGGGAGACGCTCACGCGCATCGAGGGCGGCACCGTGGCGATCGCGACACGCGACCTCCAGCGCACGCTCGCCGTGCTGCTCGCGTGGGCGACCGACCGCGACGTGACCTTCGGCCGTATCGAGGCGCGCCCCGCGTCCCTCGAGCAGGCCTTCCTCGCCATCGCGGACGGGCCCGGCAGCGCCCGGACCGGGTCCGCGTCCACCACCGACCTGACGGAGCGTGCCGCATGACCACCCTCGCCCCCACCTCGACCCGCGCCCCGGGCGCCCCGTGGACGCCGCGAGCCGCGAGCGGCCTCACCGGCTCGCTGCGCCGCATCTCCGCGCTCGTCCGCGCCGAGACCACCCTCCTCCTGCGCAACCGGACGGCCCTGTTCAACGGGGTGCTGCTCGCCCCCGCCATGGTGGCCTTCCTGCACTTCTCGGGCGCGTTCGAGGTCTTCGTGGGCGACGACGCGGGAGCCTCGATCATCGGCGCGTTCGCGCTCACGAGCCTCGTCTGCTTCGCCCTCATGTTCGTCGTCTACTACAACCTGGCCAGCGCCTACGTGGCCCGGCGCGAGGAGCTCGTGCTCAAGCGGCTGCGGACGGGGCAGTGCTCCGACGCGGAGATCCTGGCGGGAGCCGCGACGCCCGCGGTCGTGACCATGCTGGGACAGCTCGTCCTGGGTGGGGTCGCGATCGCGCTCTGGATCGGGCTCGACGCCCCGGCGAACGTCCTGCTGCTGCTCGTCGCGGTCCTCGGGGGCACGTTCGTCTTCGCGGCGCTCGCGGCCGCGAGCACCGCGTTCACTCGCACGCTCGAGTCCGCGCAGCTCTCGACGCTGCCGATCATGGCGCTCGCGCTGCTCCTGTCCGGGACGGCCCTCCCGCTCACGATGCTCCCCGAGCGCGTCCAGACCCTCGCCGAGCTCACGCCCCTGCACCCGGTCGCCGAGCTCCTGACGATCGGCCTCACGGGTCTCGGGCCCGACGGCGTCGCGGTGGGCTTCGGGGAGACGTTCGCCCTGGCAGCGGAGCCCCTCGCGGTCCTGGCCGCCTGGTGCGTGCTCGGCGCGTGGCTCGCGACCCGGTACATGCGGTGGGAGCCGCGCCGTTGACCTGTGCCCCCGTGGCGGTCGCGCCCGGCCTGCACGTGCCGGCCCAGCCGCATGACAGGCTGGTGCCCGTGAGCCGCAACCCCCTCGTCGGCGCGTGGTCGCGCCGCTCCAACCCCGAACGGTTCGACACCTACACGCGCTGGTCGCTGTACGTCGTCGCGACGTTCGAGCTCTTCGTGGTGCTCTGGGTCGTCGGCGAGGTACCCACGGGGCACCCGGCCCTGCTCGCCCCCCTGATCGGGCTGTGCCTCGCGCACACCGCGTCGTGCGTCGTCGTGATCCGGTACGGGGTCACCCGGTTCCTCGGCGGCCCGCCGCCTCCCCGGTGGGCCCTGGGCGCCATGTGGGGGCTCGCGCTCGCGACCTGCGTGGTCGGCCTCGCGGCGTACCCCACGGGTGAGGGGTCCATGTTCCAGGGCAACACCCCGGTCCTGGTCGTGACCGCGGCGACCGCGTTCTCGGTCGCCGCCTGCGCGCCGCTCCTGACCTTCCGGTGGTTGGCGCTCGGCGCGGTCGGCGTCGCGGCGGTCTCGGGGCTGGTCTCGTGGGCCGTCGCCCCGGTCCGCGACGAGACGGCGGCGGGCATCGCGGTGGGCCAGGGCATCGGCGTCGTCCTCATGTGCGTCGGCATCTTCGCGTCCTACCGGGTGTCGGTGTGGATGCTCGGGATCGTGTGGGAGCAGGAGCGCAACCGGGTCCTGCACGCCCGCCTCGCCGTCGCCGAGGAGCGGCTGCGCTTCTCGCGCGACCTGCACGACGTGTTCGGACGCACGCTCTCGGTCGTGGCCGTCAAGAGCGAGCTGGCCGCCGAGCTCGCGACGCGCGGGCGCCCGGGAGCCGCCGAGCAGATGCTCGAGGTGCGCCAGATCGCGCAGGACTCGCTGCGCGAGGTGCGGGCGGTGGTCGCCGGGTACCGGGCCACGGACCTGCCGGCCGAGCTCAGCGGGGCCCGCTCGGTCCTGCGGTCGGCCGACATCGAGACCACGATCGAGTCGTGCGGCGACGAGAAGGATGCCGGGCTGCCCCTGGGCACGCAGGAGGCGCTCGCCTGGGTCGTGCGCGAGGCCGTGACCAACGTGGTCCGGCACTCGGACGCCACCCGGTGCGAGATCACGCTGCGCGTCGACCGGGGCGAGGCGGTGCTGACCGTGACCAACGACGGCGTCCCCGACCTCGACCGCACCACGACCAGCCCGGGGAGCCCCAGCGGGTCCGGGCTCATCGGCCTGGGCGAGCGGCTCGCCGAGGCGGGCGGGCGCCTCGAGACCCATCTCGTCCCACCCGTCTTCCGCCTCACGGCCAGCGTCCCGCTCCCCGGCCCGGGCATGGGTAGCCTCGTCCCGCGCCTGCCGCGCGGCCCCCGGGGCCGTGGCTCAGGCGCGCCCAGCCCCGCCGAGGAAGGCACCACCCCGTGATCCGCATCCTGCTCGCCGACGACGAGAACCTCATCCGTGACGCGCTCGCGACCCTGCTCTCGCTCGAGGACGACCTCGAGGTCGTCGTCCAGGCCGCGTCGGGGCCGGAGGCGCTCGCGGCCGCGCGCAAGCACTCCCCGGACGTCGCGGTGCTCGACCTCCAGATGCCCGGGCTCGACGGGATCGAGGTCGCCCAGGCCCTGGCCACCGAGGTGCCCGGGTGCGGGGTCGTCATGGTCACGAGCCACGGCCGACCGGGGTACCTCAAGCGCGCGCTCGAGGCCGGCGTGCGCGCCTTCCTGCCCAAGACCGTCTCCTCCCGCGTCCTCGCGGACGTCGTGCGCCAGGTCCAGGCCGGCGGGCGCTACGTCGACCCCGAGCTCGCGGCCGAGGCCATCGCGGCCGGCTCGAGCCCGCTGACGCCTCGCGAGGCCGACGTCCTGGAGCTCGCGGCCGGGGGAGCGCCCGTCGAGGAGATCGCGACCCGCGCGTCGCTCGCCCCGGGCACGGTCCGCAACTACCTCTCCTCGGCCGCCGCGAAGCTCGGCGCGACAAACCGGCACGAGGCCGTGCACCTGGCGCGGCGGCACGGCTGGATCTGAGCCGTCGTGGCCGCGGCGTCGGGCCCGCGCACCCAGGGCGCGCGGCGCCGTCGGGCCCGACGACGGCACGCGGCCCGGTAGGCTCGGTGACCGTGCCGAAAGCTCATCCTGACAGCCGCGCGTACCGCCTCGTCGCGCTCGTCGTGCGACCCATCATGTTCACCATCACCCGCCGTGACTGGCAGGGCGAGGAGAACATCCCCGCCACGGGCGGGTTCATCGCTGCGGGCAACCACATGTCGAACATCGACCCGCTGACGTTCGCCCACTTCCTGTACGACCACGGGCGGGCGCCCAAGATCCTCGCCAAGGCGTCGCTGTGGAAGGTTCCGTTCTTCGGCGGCCTCCTGAACCGCACAGGCATGATCCCCGTGCAGCGCAACACCGCGGGGGCCGCGTCCTCGGTGAGCGCGGCCGTCGACCAGCTCACGCTCGGCGAGTGCGTCGCGGTCTTCCCCGAGGGCACGCTGACGCGTGACCCGGACCTGTGGCCCATGGTCGGCAAGACCGGTGCCGCGCGCCTGGCGCTCGCGAGCCGCATGCCCGTGGTGCCCATCGCACAATGGGGCATGCAGGACATCCTGCCGCGCTACAGCAAGCGGTTCCGGCCGTTCCCGCCCAAGAAGGTCGCCGTCCACGCCGGGCCGCCCGTCGACCTGTCGGACCTCTACGAGCGTCCGATCGACACCGTGACCCTGCGCGAGGCCACCGACCGCATCATGGACGCCATCACGGGGCTCCTCGAGGACATCCGCGGGGAGAAGGCCCCCGCGGAGCGCTTCGACGTCCGCAAGAACCCCGGCTCGGAGGAGCGCAAGTGAGCGACCAGCAGATCATCGCGACCGTCCTGGGCTCGGGAGCGTGGGGCACGACGTTCGCCGCGGTCCTGGCCGACGCCGGGTGCGAGGTCCGCCTGTGGGGCCGCAACCCCGAGGTCGCGGCCGACATCAACGCGACCCGTCGCAACTCCGCGTACCTGCCCGACATCGACCTGCCCGCAGGGCTCACGGCCACGACCGACGCGGCCGAGGCCCTCGCCGGGGCCCAGCTCGTCGTGGTCGCGATCCCGTCGCAGAGCGCCCGCGCGACGCTCGCGCCGTTGCGCGAGCACCTCGCCGAGGGGGTCGTGGCGGTCTCGCTCATGAAGGGCGTCGAGCTCAGCACCGACCGCCGCATGAGCGAGGTCGTGGCCGAGGTGTGGGACCTGCCGCTCGACCGGGTCGCGGTCGTGTCCGGGCCCAACCTCGCACGCGAGATCGCCGAGCACCAACCGACCGCGACCGTCGTCTCGGCCACGAACGAGGAGACCGCGCGCTTCGTCGCGGCCGCCTGCTCGTCGTCCTACTTCCGCCCGTACACCAACTCGGACGTCGTGGGCGTCGAGCTCTGCGGGGCCGTGAAGAACGTCATCGCGCTCGCCGTGGGCATCGCCCAGGGCCGGGGGTTCGGCTACAACACGACCGCGACCGTCATCACGCGCGGCCTGGTGGAGATCACCCGCCTCGGGCTCGCGCTCGGAGCCGACGCCGAGACGTTCTCGGGTCTCGCAGGCATGGGCGACCTCGTCGCGACCTGCACGTCCCCCCTGTCCCGCAACCACACGCTCGGCAAGCACATCGGCCGTGGCATGAGCCTCGACGAGGCCGTCGCGGCCACTGGCGGCACGGCAGAGGGAGTCAAGTCCTGCCGGTCGGTGCTCGAGCTCGCACAGAAGGTGGGCGTCGACATGCCCATCACGGCCGGTGTGGTCGCCGTCCTGCACCAGGGCATGCCGGTCGACGACATGGCCCGCGGACTGCTCGCGCGGCCGCAGAAGTCCGAGGGCGTGACGTCGGGGCGCTGAGGCGACCGCGCCGCTCCGCCGGCTCGGCGCCCTGAGGGGCGCCGAGCCGGCAGCCGTCACACGTCGTCGTTGCGCACCTCGACCACGACCCGCGTCGGGTCGGTCAGGGCGTAGACCCGGAACGGGCTGACCTCGTCCGTCCCGACGAACGACTGCGCGTACCCCTCGAAGACCCCGAGGAAGACGACCTCCTCGACCTCGTCCGTCCCGGCGCCCCTCAGGGTCGACGGGGCGTCGAACTCGGTGACGCCCGTGTCCGCGGGGTAGCCCGAGCCCGAGATCGAGACAGAGAGCGTCCCGTCACCGTCGACCGGCACGACCTTGCCGCTGCCGTCCTCGTTCGCCTGCGGGACGTACTCGACCCGCCAGCCGGGCGTGCCCGTCCCACCCATCTCGTACACCACGCGGTCGAAGCCGTCGTGGCGCCCGATCCTGATGTCGGTGACCGTCAGGGCGGCGCCGGGGGACGCGTCGGCGAGGTCCACCTCGGTGTTCGCGGGGAACGCGGGCGCGTCCGTCGAGCTGTCGTCGTCGGTGGATCCCGTGGGCGTCGACGTGGGGCCCGCGGGAGCGGAGGGGGACTGGCTCGCGGTGGGGCCGGGGGCCGGGGACGAGACCGACGGCGACGGGGCGGCCCCCGTGGTCTCGTCGTCGGTCCCCGCGCCCGAGCAGGCCGTCAGCGCGAGGAGGGCAGCCACGACCCCGGTGGAGAGTGCTGCGGGCCGGAGTCGTCGGGTCGTGCCGTTCATCAGTTGCCTCCTGGAAGTTCTCACCGGGAGACGCTCCCGGGTGACCTTCGAGCCTAGGCCGATCGGGTCACGGATGCAGGGAGGACAGGTCTCGATCGGGGAACGAGCGCCTCGCGAGCAACGCCCCCCCGCCGCGCGACGACGACGACCTGCGGCGTCCGCTCGCCGGTGGTGACGAGCGACCGCTCCCTCGCACGAGGGATGACAGGGTCTCCCGTCCGCCCTACGGTGGCTGCATGCCGTGGATCAGCAGTGCGGGCGGGCCGCTCCTCTTCGTCGTCGTGCTCGTGGTCGTCGCGTTCGTCGCGATCGAGCGCATGGTGAGCGGGCGCTCCAGGGACCGGCAGCTCGGGGACGGGCGAGGGTCGGGCGAGAGCGCCGGGGTCGGCGCGTTCGGCGAGCTCGTCGACGTCTTCCAGCCGAGCCGGGTCCACCTGACCGAGGAGAAGGAGCGTCAGCGGCTCGACATCGCGCAGGCGCCGTCCACCGCGCCGCCGATCGACGTGGACCTCGAGTCGGGGGTCGTCGTCTTCAGCGCGGACGTGTACGAGCCGCG
Proteins encoded:
- a CDS encoding adenosine deaminase, with translation MPLPLQPTLDFVTGLPKAELHLHLEGTLEPDLKLRLAERNGIDIGQTTVEEVQATYKFTDLTSFLAVYYPAMDVLQTEDDFFELAHAYLLRAAANGVKHAEMFFDPQAHTARGVPFEAVVKGYHRAAAAAADFGVDADLILCFLRDLSAESAAETLEASVPFKDLILGVGLDSDERGNPPEKFTAVFARARELGYRLTMHCDIDQVGSIDNIRTVLETIEVDRIDHGTNIVEDPALVAEVKARGIGLTSCPVSNSFVTDDMKAVEVAQLLRDGVKITINSDDPAYFGGYVADNYAAVAAKAGLTSEEVVTLAKNSFEASWIDPERRAAYLDEIDRYVEHYEPAQA
- a CDS encoding luciferase domain-containing protein codes for the protein MTLTPRRGPRPTTSDEGPHRQVDQLSPAALWGELVLAATTIDGVREGHSSVSPASSRALFLDGLDRTPHPETSLATPDQRLEPVHLHGVRDTSLHLCLPRARAEEVCAAGWGEPHQYADHATEIMVYGPRDADELAVVLGLVRESLDVARALASR
- a CDS encoding ABC transporter ATP-binding protein, giving the protein MDNDTFGSGPGRPLSPDDLVIDVHGLRRRYASGSRGAQGFEAVAGVDLQVRRGELFALLGTNGAGKTSFLEVVEGLTRPTGGTVRVFGKDPYRQRAQVRPRIGIMLQEAGFPSDLTAIETARMWAGTLTAPRPVEEALDLVALRGRADVTVSSLSGGERRRLDLALALLGRPEVLFLDEPTTGLDPESRRSAWDLVRGLLDDGTTVVLTTHYLEEAERLADRLAIMHGGRIVQEGTVADIVEAEPSFVHLDEESVRPHLTDLPLLPGETLTRIEGGTVAIATRDLQRTLAVLLAWATDRDVTFGRIEARPASLEQAFLAIADGPGSARTGSASTTDLTERAA
- the murA gene encoding UDP-N-acetylglucosamine 1-carboxyvinyltransferase, which encodes MNDLLYVNGGTPLNGTITVRGAKNFVSKAMVASLLGEGPSVLRNVPQIRDVGVVTGLLELHGVKVVADEAGGVLHLDPTDVESAHVADIDAHAGSSRIPILFCGPLLHRLGEAFIPDLGGCRIGDRPINYHLDILRQFGAVVDKREQGIHIRAPRRLQGTKISLPYPSVGATEQLLLTAVRAEGITELSGAAIEPEIMDLIAVLQKMGAIISVDTDRVIRIEGVDKLMGYQHTALGDRIEAASWGSAALATGGDITVKGATQPEMMTFLNTFRKVGGEFEVQEDGIRFYHPGGDLNAIVLETAVHPGFMTDWQQPLVVALTQAKGLSIVHETVYENRFGFTDALRGMGATIQVYKECLGGLPCRFGQRNFHHSAVISGPTPLSAADIEVPDLRGGFSHLIAALAAKGTSTVRGIGLIDRGYEYFQAKLEALGADVSRG
- a CDS encoding MFS transporter, giving the protein MIFASLIGTSIEFYDFYAYATAAVLVFPAVFFSALDGSTSQLLASFAVFGVAFVARPLGSIVFGHYGDRIGRKGTLVASLLTMGVATFLIGLLPPSSTPGWSVLAPALLVLMRFCQGLGLGGEWSGAALLATENAPAGKRAIWGTFPQLGAPIGFILANTTFLVLAETLTDEQFSAWGWRVPFLASALLVIVGLWVRLRLVESPSFQKVVETGAVAKLPVAQVFRSSWRQIVLGTFIMLATYVLFYLMTTFTLTFGTAPAEVPAGSGGAPGLGYERTDFLVMLIVGVVFFGIFTLVSGPMAERFGRRKHLIWTTVAIIAFGALFVPLFTGGTVGVMTLLVVGFTLMGLTFGPMAAILPELFPANVRYTGSAIAYNLSSILGAAVAPFIAVALWEQADGSPVLVGVYLSAMSVLTLVALLVSKETKDVEYTDNVS
- a CDS encoding PP2C family protein-serine/threonine phosphatase, whose amino-acid sequence is MADDARRVASASPDGHPGGPPGTSPDYRAVFAALSAPKILLAPDLTVLDVNDAYLDMLGLPASALVGRPLNDGFEFSPADQDRVDRVVASLRRVLRTGRIELLEPLRIDVTGARPGEWVERHWLMTNIPVFDVSGRVAALVHRAEDVTDIVQTSRRAATDRQVGLDTAVVDHAMHLGSSVGRFQESFDRERRAALELQDSILTAPAQPDGLRVDVRYRPASREMHVGGDWYDAFEQSCGCAFVVVGDVVGHDISAAATMGQLRGVMRGIAYDTGESPAEILDRTERTVAGLGVSAVATVAAARISLPEPSGVRTLTWASAGHPPPALITAGGSTDLLRRRNDRLLGVGSGTGRTDHTVTVHPGDTLLLFTDGLVERRDVPLREGLERLPGVVDDVVRSSPDDLLDALLARLVPHHREDDVALVSVTVLSGA